One Malus domestica chromosome 11, GDT2T_hap1 genomic region harbors:
- the LOC108172806 gene encoding G-type lectin S-receptor-like serine/threonine-protein kinase At4g27290 isoform X2: MGGFGFLLIVSTNLLFLLYMSTISFAVDSIGPSQSIFDGRTLVSKDGSFELGFFSPGSSKNRYLGIWYNYKNIPVQTVVWVANRCNPITDLSGVLMINNTGYLVVLGQNKTVFWSTSSVRHAESARVQLLDSGNLVLTDGKDGNSGTYLWQSFDYPSDTLLPGMKLGWDLRTGLKRRISAWKNAEDPCPGNFTYGIEMDLQAYPQAFVRNSTSKIYRAIPLNGLTFCGASEKHSTRYSFNFVYNDSEVYYMYNPTIKSITSRIVLNQTTSSCARFHWKKESQAWTVHSSRPRDLCDRYSLCGANSNCIIGQSPVCQCLKGFKPKSQEKWNLTDWSLGCVRNEPLSCQGRDKDGFVKFVGLKLPDTTHSWVDKTINLKECRAKCLKNCSCTAYRSSDIGGRTGCTIWFGDLIDIAQVSAGGQEIFIRMPASELEKNDGKVKIAVIVAAVVVVVFSGLLLVGCYIRRSRKKFEEIRQRDQDNEGARNGELELPLFELTTLVSATDNFSSNNKLGEGGFGPVYKGKLADGQEIAVKRLSRSSGQGLNEFMNEVIVIAKLQHRNLVKLLGCCVEEEEKMLIYEYLPNGSLDSFIFDQPSGELLLDWPKRFNIICGIARGLLYLHQDSRLRIIHRDLKASNVLLDNEMNPKISDFGLARTLTGGDQTGGNTNRVVGTYGYMAPEYVIDGLFSVRSDVFSFGVLGLELISGRKNKEFYHPTSPNLIGHAWRLWNQGRHSELMDTCLGSSCVLSEVLRCIHVSLLCVQHHPEDRPSMASVVIMLGTEIALAPPKQPGFFMERESHEGGPCSGNELSITVLDPR; the protein is encoded by the exons atggggggttttggttttttgctTATCGTCAGTACTAATTTGCTCTTTCTGCTGTACATGTCCACAATTTCCTTTGCAGTTGACAGCATTGGTCCTTCGCAGTCTATTTTTGACGGAAGGACCTTGGTTTCAAAAGATGGAAGCTTTGAGCTTGGTTTCTTCAGTCCAGGTAGCTCCAAGAATCGCTACTTGGGAATTTGGTACAACTACAAGAACATCCCCGTTCAAACTGTTGTTTGGGTGGCAAACAGATGCAACCCGATCACTGACTTGTCTGGCGTGTTGATGATAAACAACACAGGCTACCTTGTGGTGTTGGGTCAGAATAAGACTGTTTTTTGGTCAACAAGCTCAGTTAGACATGCCGAAAGTGCAAGGGTACAGCTCTTAGATTCTGGAAATTTGGTACTAACAGATGGGAAAGATGGAAATTCCGGAACCTATTTGTGGCAAAGCTTTGATTATCCCTCTGATACATTGTTACCAGGAATGAAGTTGGGATGGGACTTGAGGACAGGTCTAAAACGACGTATATCAGCATGGAAAAATGCAGAAGACCCATGTCCTGGTAACTTCACTTATGGGATTGAAATGGATCTTCAAGCATACCCTCAAGCATTCGTTCGGAacagcacttcaaaaatctatcGTGCCATCCCATTGAATGGACTTACATTCTGTGGTGCATCAGAAAAGCATAGTACGCGTTATAGTTTCAACTTTGTCTACAACGATAGTGAAGTGTACTACATGTACAACCCAACCATTAAGTCTATTACCTCAAGAATAGTTTTGAACCAAACTACCAGTTCGTGCGCTCGCTTTCATTGGAAGAAAGAAAGTCAAGCTTGGACGGTACATTCATCAAGACCTAGAGATTTGTGTGATCGTTATAGCTTATGCGGAGCGAATTCGAACTGTATCATTGGTCAGAGTCCAGTCTGCCAATGTCTAAAAGGATTCAAGCCTAAGTCTCAAGAAAAATGGAATTTGACGGACTGGTCTCTAGGATGCGTGCGCAATGAACCTTTAAGCTGCCAGGGAAGAGACAAAGATGGGTTTGTCAAATTCGTTGGTTTGAAATTACCAGATACTACACATTCTTGGGTGGACAAAACTATAAATCTCAAGGAATGCAGAGCCAAATGCTTGAAAAACTGTTCCTGTACGGCTTATAGAAGCTCGGATATTGGAGGACGAACTGGCTGCACCATTTGGTTTGGCGATCTAATAGATATCGCACAGGTTTCGGCTGGTGGGCAGGAAATATTTATTCGAATGCCAGCTTCAGAGTTAG aaaaaaatgatggaaaagtgaagataGCAGTGATAGTTGCAGCTGTGGTAGTAGTAGTGTTTTCTGGATTGCTGTTAGTTGGGTGTTACATTCGTCGAAGCAGGAAAAAATTTGAAG AAATAAGACAAAGAGATCAGGACAATGAAGGGGCACGAAATGGGGAACTTGAGCTCCCGCTATTTGAACTGACTACATTAGTTAGTGCAACAGATAACTTTTCAAGCAATAACAAGCTTGGAGAAGGTGGCTTTGGACCTGTTTAcaag GGGAAACTAGCAGATGGACAAGAAATTGCTGTGAAGAGGCTATCAAGAAGTTCAGGCCAAGGATTGAACGAGTTCATGAATGAAGTTATAGTAATTGCGAAACTTCAGCACCGAAATCTGGTAAAGCTTCTTGGTTGTTGCgttgaagaagaggagaaaatgCTGATCTATGAATACTTGCCCAACGGAAGCTTGGACTCCTTCATTTTCG ATCAACCGAGTGGAGAACTTCTGTTAGATTGGCCTAAACGTTTCAACATTATTTGCGGAATTGCTCGTGGTCTCCTCTATCTTCACCAAGATTCGAGGCTGAGGATTATTCATAGAGATCTGAAAGCAAGTAATGTTTTACTTGACAATGAAATGAACCCgaaaatttcagattttggcTTGGCTAGAACATTGACTGGAGGAGATCAAACTGGTGGAAATACAAACAGAGTGGTTGGAACATA TGGTTACATGGCACCTGAATATGTTATAGATGGGCTATTTTCTGTGAGGTCTGATGTCTTTAGCTTCGGTGTTTTGGGACTGGAGCTCATTAGTGGAAGAAAAAATAAGGAATTCTACCATCCAACCAGCCCTAATCTTATTGGACAT GCATGGAGATTATGGAATCAAGGCAGGCACTCAGAACTTATGGATACATGTTTAGGAAGCTCATGCGTGCTATCAGAAGTGTTACGTTGCATACACGTTAGTCTCTTGTGTGTGCAACATCATCCTGAGGATAGACCAAGCATGGCGTCTGTGGTTATAATGTTGGGAACTGAGATTGCATTGGCACCGCCCAAACAACCCGGTTTCTTTATGGAAAGAGAATCGCATGAAGGAGGTCCTTGTTCAGGCAACGAATTATCCATTACGGTTTTGGATCCTCGATGA
- the LOC108172806 gene encoding G-type lectin S-receptor-like serine/threonine-protein kinase At4g27290 isoform X1: MGGFGFLLIVSTNLLFLLYMSTISFAVDSIGPSQSIFDGRTLVSKDGSFELGFFSPGSSKNRYLGIWYNYKNIPVQTVVWVANRCNPITDLSGVLMINNTGYLVVLGQNKTVFWSTSSVRHAESARVQLLDSGNLVLTDGKDGNSGTYLWQSFDYPSDTLLPGMKLGWDLRTGLKRRISAWKNAEDPCPGNFTYGIEMDLQAYPQAFVRNSTSKIYRAIPLNGLTFCGASEKHSTRYSFNFVYNDSEVYYMYNPTIKSITSRIVLNQTTSSCARFHWKKESQAWTVHSSRPRDLCDRYSLCGANSNCIIGQSPVCQCLKGFKPKSQEKWNLTDWSLGCVRNEPLSCQGRDKDGFVKFVGLKLPDTTHSWVDKTINLKECRAKCLKNCSCTAYRSSDIGGRTGCTIWFGDLIDIAQVSAGGQEIFIRMPASELEKNDGKVKIAVIVAAVVVVVFSGLLLVGCYIRRSRKKFEEIRQRDQDNEGARNGELELPLFELTTLVSATDNFSSNNKLGEGGFGPVYKGKLADGQEIAVKRLSRSSGQGLNEFMNEVIVIAKLQHRNLVKLLGCCVEEEEKMLIYEYLPNGSLDSFIFVLHSDLPVPDQPSGELLLDWPKRFNIICGIARGLLYLHQDSRLRIIHRDLKASNVLLDNEMNPKISDFGLARTLTGGDQTGGNTNRVVGTYGYMAPEYVIDGLFSVRSDVFSFGVLGLELISGRKNKEFYHPTSPNLIGHAWRLWNQGRHSELMDTCLGSSCVLSEVLRCIHVSLLCVQHHPEDRPSMASVVIMLGTEIALAPPKQPGFFMERESHEGGPCSGNELSITVLDPR; this comes from the exons atggggggttttggttttttgctTATCGTCAGTACTAATTTGCTCTTTCTGCTGTACATGTCCACAATTTCCTTTGCAGTTGACAGCATTGGTCCTTCGCAGTCTATTTTTGACGGAAGGACCTTGGTTTCAAAAGATGGAAGCTTTGAGCTTGGTTTCTTCAGTCCAGGTAGCTCCAAGAATCGCTACTTGGGAATTTGGTACAACTACAAGAACATCCCCGTTCAAACTGTTGTTTGGGTGGCAAACAGATGCAACCCGATCACTGACTTGTCTGGCGTGTTGATGATAAACAACACAGGCTACCTTGTGGTGTTGGGTCAGAATAAGACTGTTTTTTGGTCAACAAGCTCAGTTAGACATGCCGAAAGTGCAAGGGTACAGCTCTTAGATTCTGGAAATTTGGTACTAACAGATGGGAAAGATGGAAATTCCGGAACCTATTTGTGGCAAAGCTTTGATTATCCCTCTGATACATTGTTACCAGGAATGAAGTTGGGATGGGACTTGAGGACAGGTCTAAAACGACGTATATCAGCATGGAAAAATGCAGAAGACCCATGTCCTGGTAACTTCACTTATGGGATTGAAATGGATCTTCAAGCATACCCTCAAGCATTCGTTCGGAacagcacttcaaaaatctatcGTGCCATCCCATTGAATGGACTTACATTCTGTGGTGCATCAGAAAAGCATAGTACGCGTTATAGTTTCAACTTTGTCTACAACGATAGTGAAGTGTACTACATGTACAACCCAACCATTAAGTCTATTACCTCAAGAATAGTTTTGAACCAAACTACCAGTTCGTGCGCTCGCTTTCATTGGAAGAAAGAAAGTCAAGCTTGGACGGTACATTCATCAAGACCTAGAGATTTGTGTGATCGTTATAGCTTATGCGGAGCGAATTCGAACTGTATCATTGGTCAGAGTCCAGTCTGCCAATGTCTAAAAGGATTCAAGCCTAAGTCTCAAGAAAAATGGAATTTGACGGACTGGTCTCTAGGATGCGTGCGCAATGAACCTTTAAGCTGCCAGGGAAGAGACAAAGATGGGTTTGTCAAATTCGTTGGTTTGAAATTACCAGATACTACACATTCTTGGGTGGACAAAACTATAAATCTCAAGGAATGCAGAGCCAAATGCTTGAAAAACTGTTCCTGTACGGCTTATAGAAGCTCGGATATTGGAGGACGAACTGGCTGCACCATTTGGTTTGGCGATCTAATAGATATCGCACAGGTTTCGGCTGGTGGGCAGGAAATATTTATTCGAATGCCAGCTTCAGAGTTAG aaaaaaatgatggaaaagtgaagataGCAGTGATAGTTGCAGCTGTGGTAGTAGTAGTGTTTTCTGGATTGCTGTTAGTTGGGTGTTACATTCGTCGAAGCAGGAAAAAATTTGAAG AAATAAGACAAAGAGATCAGGACAATGAAGGGGCACGAAATGGGGAACTTGAGCTCCCGCTATTTGAACTGACTACATTAGTTAGTGCAACAGATAACTTTTCAAGCAATAACAAGCTTGGAGAAGGTGGCTTTGGACCTGTTTAcaag GGGAAACTAGCAGATGGACAAGAAATTGCTGTGAAGAGGCTATCAAGAAGTTCAGGCCAAGGATTGAACGAGTTCATGAATGAAGTTATAGTAATTGCGAAACTTCAGCACCGAAATCTGGTAAAGCTTCTTGGTTGTTGCgttgaagaagaggagaaaatgCTGATCTATGAATACTTGCCCAACGGAAGCTTGGACTCCTTCATTTTCG TTTTGCATTCGGATTTACCCGTGCCAGATCAACCGAGTGGAGAACTTCTGTTAGATTGGCCTAAACGTTTCAACATTATTTGCGGAATTGCTCGTGGTCTCCTCTATCTTCACCAAGATTCGAGGCTGAGGATTATTCATAGAGATCTGAAAGCAAGTAATGTTTTACTTGACAATGAAATGAACCCgaaaatttcagattttggcTTGGCTAGAACATTGACTGGAGGAGATCAAACTGGTGGAAATACAAACAGAGTGGTTGGAACATA TGGTTACATGGCACCTGAATATGTTATAGATGGGCTATTTTCTGTGAGGTCTGATGTCTTTAGCTTCGGTGTTTTGGGACTGGAGCTCATTAGTGGAAGAAAAAATAAGGAATTCTACCATCCAACCAGCCCTAATCTTATTGGACAT GCATGGAGATTATGGAATCAAGGCAGGCACTCAGAACTTATGGATACATGTTTAGGAAGCTCATGCGTGCTATCAGAAGTGTTACGTTGCATACACGTTAGTCTCTTGTGTGTGCAACATCATCCTGAGGATAGACCAAGCATGGCGTCTGTGGTTATAATGTTGGGAACTGAGATTGCATTGGCACCGCCCAAACAACCCGGTTTCTTTATGGAAAGAGAATCGCATGAAGGAGGTCCTTGTTCAGGCAACGAATTATCCATTACGGTTTTGGATCCTCGATGA